The Mercurialis annua linkage group LG2, ddMerAnnu1.2, whole genome shotgun sequence genome contains a region encoding:
- the LOC126666780 gene encoding uncharacterized protein LOC126666780, translating into MDQNVAAEDKECFRSGLELVSDKHIDLLRPSARYYSVSKGQATDAVDREKGKYTLLKDPEDFPVGIYDKPLPCFGCGVGWFSFLLGFAFPLLWYYATFLYFGNYYRKDPRERAGLAAAAIAAMTFSVVLVIIIAYCTLF; encoded by the exons ATGGATCAAA ATGTTGCTGCTGAAGATAAAGAGTGCTTTCGAAGCGGCCTTGAGCTGGTATCTGACAAGCATATTGATCTTCTGAGGCCATCTGCACGGTACTATTCAGTGAGTAAAG GGCAAGCCACAGATGCCGTAGACCGTGAAAAGGGCAAATATACACTTCTTAAAGATCCCGAGGACTTCCCAGTTGGGATTTATGACAAACCCCTTCCATGCTTTGGCTGTGGAGTAGGATGGTTTTC TTTTCTGTTAGGATTTGCATTCCCATTGCTGTGGTACTACGCCACATTTCTTTACTTTGGAAACTACTACCGCAAGGATCCTAGGGAACGAGCGGGCCTTGCTGCAGCCGCCATTGCT GCGATGACATTCTCTGTTGTGTTGGTGATCATTATAGCTTACTGTACTCTCTTCTAG
- the LOC126668732 gene encoding uncharacterized protein LOC126668732 translates to MTVDMGEVTSGVPNPSTTAVPNPTPDSVNPDLDPASGDQKRPAEDQAEASTKRPKKKKSSGVSFEEAPRFAAWADAQNPPRLSNVAILHACMENIMIKEDIESIDREHGDNLAEFACLGGFSVVQSIAVLERRRRDAVDQLKKLQRDSESWLSEKQKMEEEAGEATGLIQQLRSSVSTKTREISALEARVRTLSEEVESLQSSSGALAKERDDLKKEEGRLRRRLGDSGSFYSQVMTQYRLAIGAKLREQNPGVDLSGVNQLDPASLAKEVKAKLDKQKQDALNKA, encoded by the exons atgactgtagatatgggcgaggtgacTAGCGGCGTTCCTAATCCCTCTACAACTGCTGTGCCGAATCCGACGCCTGATTCGGTGAATCCGGATCTTGATCCTGCTTCTGGAGAtcaa aagcgtcctgctgaggaccaggctgAGGCTTCTaccaagcgtcccaagaagaagaaatcttctggggtgtctttcgaggaggcacctcggtttgctgcttgggcggacgcgcaaaatccgcctcgtctctcaaacgtcgccattcttcatgcttgcatggagaatattatgataaaagaggacattgagtccattgatcgcgaacatggcgataatttggctgagttcgcctgtctcggcggtttttcg gtggtccagtccatcgctgttttggagcgccgccgaagggatgcggtggatcaattgaagaaactccagagagattccgaatcctggctctccgagaaacaaaagatggaggaggaggctggcgaggcgaccggtctgatccaacagctgaggtcctccgtatctaccaagactcgggagatttccgctttagaggctcgggttcgaactttgtccgaggaagtcgagtctctacaatcttcttcaggtgctctcgctaaggagagggatgatctgaagaaagaagaggggcgtctccgccggcgattgggtgactctgggagcttttattcccaagtcatgactcaataccggttggcgatcggggcaaagctgcgggagcagaatcctggcgtcgatctttctggagtcaatcagttggatcctgcttctttagcgaaggaggtgaaggcgaagcttgacAAGCAGAAGCAAGACGCTTTGAATaaggcttag
- the LOC126667061 gene encoding pre-mRNA cleavage factor Im 25 kDa subunit 1 isoform X3 codes for MCEEVPVHNNHREAAGDQDSVVDIYPLSSYLAHGLRTCVEAVILVELFKHPHVLVLQVKNSIFKLPGGRLRPGESDIGGLKRKLARKLSANEDQTDWEVGECLGKWWKPDFETLLYPYLPPTVKKPKECTKVFLVRLPVSCKFIVPKNLKLLAVPLCQLYENPKTYGQVISGVPQLLSKFSFNIINF; via the exons atgtgtGAAGAAGTACCTGTTCATAACAACCACCGTGAAGCTGCCGGTGATCAAGATTCCGTCGTAGATATATACCCTCTCAGTAG CTATCTTGCTCATGGATTGAGGACATGCGTGGAGGCTGTTATTCTG GTTGAGTTGTTCAAACACCCTCATGTTTTGGTGCTGCAAGTTAAAAATTCTATCTTTAAGCTTCCTGGAGGTCGTTTAAGACCAGGTGAATCAG ATATTGGTGGATTGAAACGTAAGCTGGCAAGAAAACTCTCTGCAAATGAAGATCAAACTGATTGGGAG gTTGGGGAATGTCTTGGGAAGTGGTGGAAGCCCGACTTCGAAACTTTATTGTATCCATACTTGCCTCCAACTGTAAAAAAACCTAAG GAATGCACGAAAGTCTTCCTTGTGAGGTTACCGGTGAGCTGTAAATTCATTGTACCTAAGAACCTTAAACTGCTTGCTGTTCCATTGTGCCAGCTTTATGAAAATCCTAAG ACATATGGACAAGTAATTTCAGGAGTGCCGCAACTGCTTTCAAAGTTCTCCTTCAACATAATCAATTTCTGA
- the LOC126667061 gene encoding pre-mRNA cleavage factor Im 25 kDa subunit 1 isoform X1: protein MCEEVPVHNNHREAAGDQDSVVDIYPLSRYYFGSKDTLPLRDENLDDRLQRIKSNYLAHGLRTCVEAVILVELFKHPHVLVLQVKNSIFKLPGGRLRPGESDIGGLKRKLARKLSANEDQTDWEVGECLGKWWKPDFETLLYPYLPPTVKKPKECTKVFLVRLPVSCKFIVPKNLKLLAVPLCQLYENPKTYGQVISGVPQLLSKFSFNIINF from the exons atgtgtGAAGAAGTACCTGTTCATAACAACCACCGTGAAGCTGCCGGTGATCAAGATTCCGTCGTAGATATATACCCTCTCAGTAGGTACTACTTCGGATCAAAAGACACTCTTCCTCTCAGAGATGAGAACTTAGATGATCGTTTACAGAGGATCAAATCCAA CTATCTTGCTCATGGATTGAGGACATGCGTGGAGGCTGTTATTCTG GTTGAGTTGTTCAAACACCCTCATGTTTTGGTGCTGCAAGTTAAAAATTCTATCTTTAAGCTTCCTGGAGGTCGTTTAAGACCAGGTGAATCAG ATATTGGTGGATTGAAACGTAAGCTGGCAAGAAAACTCTCTGCAAATGAAGATCAAACTGATTGGGAG gTTGGGGAATGTCTTGGGAAGTGGTGGAAGCCCGACTTCGAAACTTTATTGTATCCATACTTGCCTCCAACTGTAAAAAAACCTAAG GAATGCACGAAAGTCTTCCTTGTGAGGTTACCGGTGAGCTGTAAATTCATTGTACCTAAGAACCTTAAACTGCTTGCTGTTCCATTGTGCCAGCTTTATGAAAATCCTAAG ACATATGGACAAGTAATTTCAGGAGTGCCGCAACTGCTTTCAAAGTTCTCCTTCAACATAATCAATTTCTGA
- the LOC126667061 gene encoding pre-mRNA cleavage factor Im 25 kDa subunit 1 isoform X2 — protein sequence MCEEVPVHNNHREAAGDQDSVVDIYPLSRYYFGSKDTLPLRDENLDDRLQRIKSNYLAHGLRTCVEAVILVELFKHPHVLVLQVKNSIFKLPGGRLRPDIGGLKRKLARKLSANEDQTDWEVGECLGKWWKPDFETLLYPYLPPTVKKPKECTKVFLVRLPVSCKFIVPKNLKLLAVPLCQLYENPKTYGQVISGVPQLLSKFSFNIINF from the exons atgtgtGAAGAAGTACCTGTTCATAACAACCACCGTGAAGCTGCCGGTGATCAAGATTCCGTCGTAGATATATACCCTCTCAGTAGGTACTACTTCGGATCAAAAGACACTCTTCCTCTCAGAGATGAGAACTTAGATGATCGTTTACAGAGGATCAAATCCAA CTATCTTGCTCATGGATTGAGGACATGCGTGGAGGCTGTTATTCTG GTTGAGTTGTTCAAACACCCTCATGTTTTGGTGCTGCAAGTTAAAAATTCTATCTTTAAGCTTCCTGGAGGTCGTTTAAGACCAG ATATTGGTGGATTGAAACGTAAGCTGGCAAGAAAACTCTCTGCAAATGAAGATCAAACTGATTGGGAG gTTGGGGAATGTCTTGGGAAGTGGTGGAAGCCCGACTTCGAAACTTTATTGTATCCATACTTGCCTCCAACTGTAAAAAAACCTAAG GAATGCACGAAAGTCTTCCTTGTGAGGTTACCGGTGAGCTGTAAATTCATTGTACCTAAGAACCTTAAACTGCTTGCTGTTCCATTGTGCCAGCTTTATGAAAATCCTAAG ACATATGGACAAGTAATTTCAGGAGTGCCGCAACTGCTTTCAAAGTTCTCCTTCAACATAATCAATTTCTGA
- the LOC126668941 gene encoding mitogen-activated protein kinase kinase 2, translating into MMKKGGINPNMKLKLSLPSPDEESFAKFLTQSGTFVDGDLLVNRDGVRIVSQTEPEAPPPIKPSDNQLSLADVDTIKVIGKGSSGTVQLVQHKWTGQFFALKVIQMNIEENARKAIAQELKINQSSQCPYVVTCYQSFYDNGAISIILEYMDGGSLADLLKKVKTIPEEYIAAICKQVLKGLLYLHHEKHIIHRDMKPSNLLINHTGEVKITDFGVSTIMASTSGLAHTFVGTYNYMSPERISGKKYGSKSDIWSLGLVLLECATGKFPYSPPEQNEDWDSFYELMEAVVEQPQPSAPSDQFSPEFCSFISSCVQKDPNNRHSAHELMAHPFMNMYDDLHVDLSSYFTNTGSPLATF; encoded by the exons ATGATGAAGAAAGGAGGTATAAACCCTAATATGAAGCTCAAGCTTTCGCTTCCGTCTCCTGATGAAGAATCGTTCGCTAAATTCTT AACTCAGAGCGGTACTTTTGTGGACGGCGATCTGCTTGTTAATCGCGACGGTGTTCGTATTGTCTCTCAAACTGAACCTGAAGCT CCGCCACCTATCAAGCCGTCGGACAACCAGTTGAGTTTAGCAGACGTAGACACCATTAAGGTAATTGGGAAAGGAAGTAGTGGAACTGTTCAGTTGGTGCAGCACAAATGGACCGGCCAATTCTTTGCATTAAAG GTTATACAGATGAACATTGAGGAGAATGCAAGGAAAGCTATTGCCCaggaattaaaaattaatcaatcatCACAATGTCCATATGTTGTCACGTGTTACCAGTCTTTCTATGACAATGGTGCCATTTCAATTATCTTAGAATACATGGATGGAGGATCTTTGGCTGATCTTCTGAAGAAAGTTAAAACAATTCCAGAAGAATATATTGCAGCTATCTGTAAGCAG GTGCTCAAGGGTTTATTGTATCTTCATCATGAAAAGCACATTATCCATAGGGACATGAAACCTtcaaatttattgataaatCATACAGGAGAAGTCAAGATTACCGACTTTGGTGTGAGTACAATAATGGCAAGCACCTCAGGGCTAGCTCATACATTTGTTGGTACATACAACTATATGTCT CCTGAGAGAATCAGCGGAAAAAAGTATGGCAGCAAAAGCGATATTTGGAGCCTAGGTTTGGTATTACTGGAGTGTGCAACTGGTAAATTCCCATATTCCCCTCCAGAGCAGAATGAAGACTGGGACAGTTTTTATGAACTTATGGAAGCTGTTGTTGAGCAACCACAACCTTCTGCACCTTCTGATCAATTTTCTCCCGAGTTCTGTTCATTCATATCTTCATG TGTGCAGAAGGATCCAAACAACAGACATTCAGCTCATGAGCTTATG GCACATCCATTCATGAACATGTATGACGACCTGCATGTAGATCTGTCATCTTACTTCACTAATACAGGCTCTCCTCTTGCAACCTTTTGA
- the LOC126668940 gene encoding protein phosphatase 2C 77-like isoform X1 — protein sequence MEELSPAIAVPFNLDKVSVICNKSPVTAHREINCGLKRTADMANLKSNPVRKINPTYDSVTCRFEGCSGDSSLPGVDQVSSRGTLDGQCGDDPLVENLCSQSVGVDCNSTCRGEFPGLDSNSSRDPLDVERSDGNFGSIIDRDDTVSVSAAAHSDGRNGYCCDPTLCDLPLEEKVYELENVPIWGSTSICGRRPEMEDAFAGVPNHLQVPAQMLMDDHGLSDLKKKAGCFSAHFFGVYDGHGGSQVANYCSKRIHVALAEELEFAKANISDGCINDNWQEKWEKVFSNCFVKVDEETAGSSNDSEAIAPETVGSTAVVAVVCPTHIIVANCGDSRAVLCRGKTAMPMSVDHKPDREDECARIEAAGGKIIQWNGARVLGVLAMSRSIGDRYLKPWIIPDPEVMFVPRAKEDECLILASDGLWDVMTNEEACDIARRRILLWHKKYGDTLLAAERGEGVDPAAKAAAEYLSGLALQKGSKDNITVTVVDLKSQRTFKRKT from the exons ATGGAGGAGCTATCTCCTGCTATTGCAGTGCCGTTTAATCTAGATAAAGTGTCAGTGATCTGCAATAAGTCACCGGTGACAGCCCACAGAGAAATTAATTGTGGGCTGAAGCGTACGGCAGATATGGCAAACTTGAAATCAAACCCTGTAAGGAAGATAAATCCAACCTATGATTCTGTAACTTGTAGATTTGAAGGTTGTAGTGGTGATAGTTCATTGCCTGGAGTTGATCAGGTGAGTTCTAGAGGAACTCTAGATGGGCAATGTGGGGATGATCCATTAGTTGAAAATTTGTGTTCTCAATCTGTAGGTGTTGATTGTAACAGTACCTGTCGCGGAGAATTTCCGGGTTTAGATTCGAATTCCAGTAGAGATCCGTTAGATGTCGAAAGAAGTGATGGTAATTTCGGATCAATTATCGATAGAGATGATACTGTTTCTGTTTCTGCTGCGGCGCATAGTGATGGTAGGAATGGCTATTGTTGTGATCCAACATTATGTGATTTGCCTCTTGAAGAAAAGGTTTATGAATTGGAAAATGTTCCGATCTGGGGCTCTACATCTATATGTGGAAGGAGACCTGAGATGGAAGATGCATTTGCTGGTGTGCCTAATCATTTGCAAGTTCCAGCTCAAATGCTGATGGATGATCATGGTTTGAGTGACCTGAAAAAGAAAGCCGGTTGCTTTTCTGCGCATTTTTTCGGTGTTTACGACGGACATGGTGGCTCTCAG GTCGCTAACTATTGCAGTAAGCGCATTCATGTGGCTTTAGCTGAGGAGCTAGAATTTGCAAAAGCAAATATCTCTGATGGATGCATTAATGACAATTGGCAAGAGAAATGGGAGAAAGTTTTCTCTAATTGTTTCGTAAAAGTCGACGAGGAGACTGCCGGATCAAGTAATGACAGTGAGGCTATAGCCCCTGAAACTGTTGGTTCTACTGCGGTTGTCGCTGTTGTTTGTCCGACTCATATTATAGTTGCAAATTGCGGCGACTCAAGAGCAGTTCTGTGTCGTGGAAAAACGGCTATGCCGATGTCAGTAGATCACAAA CCGGATAGAGAAGATGAATGTGCAAGAATCGAGGCTGCAGGAGGCAAGATTATACAGTGGAATGGTGCAcgtgttcttggtgttcttgcAATGTCAAGATCCATAG GTGACAGATACTTGAAACCATGGATTATTCCAGATCCAGAAGTAATGTTTGTTCCGCGAGCAAAAGAAGATGAATGCCTTATCTTAGCGAGTGATGGATTGTGGGACGTGATGACGAATGAAGAGGCGTGCGACATTGCGAGAAGAAGAATCCTTCTCTGGCATAAGAAATACGGTGACACTTTATTAGCAGCAGAGAGAGGCGAAGGAGTTGATCCCGCTGCTAAAGCCGCAGCGGAATACCTCTCGGGGCTCGCTCTTCAAAAGGGAAGCAAAGATAATATCACTGTCACTGTGGTGGACTTAAAATCTCAGAGGACATTCAAGAGAAAAACTTGA
- the LOC126668940 gene encoding protein phosphatase 2C 77-like isoform X2 gives MEELSPAIAVPFNLDKVSVICNKSPVTAHREINCGLKRTADMANLKSNPVRKINPTYDSVTCRFEGCSGDSSLPGVDQVSSRGTLDGQCGDDPLVENLCSQSVGVDCNSTCRGEFPGLDSNSSRDPLDVERSDGNFGSIIDRDDTVSVSAAAHSDGRNGYCCDPTLCDLPLEEKVYELENVPIWGSTSICGRRPEMEDAFAGVPNHLQVPAQMLMDDHGLSDLKKKAGCFSAHFFGVYDGHGGSQVANYCSKRIHVALAEELEFAKANISDGCINDNWQEKWEKVFSNCFVKVDEETAGSSNDSEAIAPETVGSTAVVAVVCPTHIIVANCGDSRAVLCRGKTAMPMSVDHKPDREDECARIEAAGGKIIQWNGARVLGVLAMSRSIVYFWKHRKDQLARFFKRCIRRGPLELVDDKYFSEHEVIFSNSVTDT, from the exons ATGGAGGAGCTATCTCCTGCTATTGCAGTGCCGTTTAATCTAGATAAAGTGTCAGTGATCTGCAATAAGTCACCGGTGACAGCCCACAGAGAAATTAATTGTGGGCTGAAGCGTACGGCAGATATGGCAAACTTGAAATCAAACCCTGTAAGGAAGATAAATCCAACCTATGATTCTGTAACTTGTAGATTTGAAGGTTGTAGTGGTGATAGTTCATTGCCTGGAGTTGATCAGGTGAGTTCTAGAGGAACTCTAGATGGGCAATGTGGGGATGATCCATTAGTTGAAAATTTGTGTTCTCAATCTGTAGGTGTTGATTGTAACAGTACCTGTCGCGGAGAATTTCCGGGTTTAGATTCGAATTCCAGTAGAGATCCGTTAGATGTCGAAAGAAGTGATGGTAATTTCGGATCAATTATCGATAGAGATGATACTGTTTCTGTTTCTGCTGCGGCGCATAGTGATGGTAGGAATGGCTATTGTTGTGATCCAACATTATGTGATTTGCCTCTTGAAGAAAAGGTTTATGAATTGGAAAATGTTCCGATCTGGGGCTCTACATCTATATGTGGAAGGAGACCTGAGATGGAAGATGCATTTGCTGGTGTGCCTAATCATTTGCAAGTTCCAGCTCAAATGCTGATGGATGATCATGGTTTGAGTGACCTGAAAAAGAAAGCCGGTTGCTTTTCTGCGCATTTTTTCGGTGTTTACGACGGACATGGTGGCTCTCAG GTCGCTAACTATTGCAGTAAGCGCATTCATGTGGCTTTAGCTGAGGAGCTAGAATTTGCAAAAGCAAATATCTCTGATGGATGCATTAATGACAATTGGCAAGAGAAATGGGAGAAAGTTTTCTCTAATTGTTTCGTAAAAGTCGACGAGGAGACTGCCGGATCAAGTAATGACAGTGAGGCTATAGCCCCTGAAACTGTTGGTTCTACTGCGGTTGTCGCTGTTGTTTGTCCGACTCATATTATAGTTGCAAATTGCGGCGACTCAAGAGCAGTTCTGTGTCGTGGAAAAACGGCTATGCCGATGTCAGTAGATCACAAA CCGGATAGAGAAGATGAATGTGCAAGAATCGAGGCTGCAGGAGGCAAGATTATACAGTGGAATGGTGCAcgtgttcttggtgttcttgcAATGTCAAGATCCATAG TTTATTTTTGGAAGCATCGTAAAGATCAACTAGCGAGATTTTTTAAACGATGCATACGGAGAGGTCCACTAGAACTTGTAGATGATAAATATTTTTCGGAACATGAAGTGATATTTTCGAACTCC GTGACAGATACTTGA